From Trichocoleus sp.:
AATGACTGGATTACTGCTTGATACAGAGTTAAATCCACTGCAGCGTGATTTTGCCGAAACAATTCGGCTTAGCGGCGATAACCTATTAACATTGATTAACGAAATCCTTGATTTCTCTAAGCTGGAAGCAGGTGAAATGGAACTAGAAATTCTTGATTTTAATTTGGCAACCTGTCTTGAAGAAATTATTGATCTTTTAGCCGTTTCAGCCTACAAAAAAGGATTGGAAATTGCTGCACTCATTCATCCCAATGTTCCCACTGGTCTACGAGGGGACATGAGCCGTTTGCGACAGATTTTGACGAATTTAGCGAGCAATGCCATTAAATTTACGGCAGTGGGCGAGGTTAGCATTCATGTTTCGCTAGAGGCAGAAACAGAGACGATCGCTCAAGTCCGTTTTGTTGTCAGTGATACGGGTATTGGTATTCCACTGGAAGCTCAACAAAAACTGTTTCAGCCGTTTACTCAGGTCGATGCATCAACGACTCGTCAATATGGTGGTACAGGCTTAGGGCTGGCGATCTGCAAGCAGTTGGTAGAATTGTCAGGCGGAACGATCGGGATAGATAGTTCAGAGGGTAAGGGTTCTCAGTTCTGGTTTACCATTCCTTTTGAAAAACACTCCGACTATTTTATGACTGCTAATGTTGTCGATCGAGCCGCAATTGCGAGTCTCGATGGGCTGAGATTATTAGTTGTAGATGACAACGAGACAAACCGTAAAATTGTTCGCTATCAAACGACTGCTTGGGGAATGCAGGTCGATGAAGCCTGTAGTGCAGCTGAGGCGTTGCCCCTAATGAAGCAAGCCGTTCAACAAGATCAACCTTATGATGTTGCGATTCTGGATATGCAAATGCCAGAGATGGATGGAGAACAGCTTGGACGATTGATTAAGGCAGAGGCAGCACTCGCATCAACACATCTCGTCATGATGACTTCTCTCTATCAGCAGCGAACGCTCTCCTATATGACTGATTTAGGATTTGCTGCCTACTTAGTAAAACCCGTGAAACAATCCCGTCTATTTGATTGCTTATTGCAAGTGACTCAGCCAACACCCATTGAAATTCAACCGCAGCCCATCAAACCAATCGCTCCAGCCATAACAGCAACCCTGCCCAAATTGAGGATTCTCCTTGCCGAAGACAGCTTGATTAACCAAAAAGTTGCGATTAATCAACTGAAGAGTTTAGGGTACGAAACAGACGTTGCTGCAAATGGGCAAGAAGTACTGGAGCTAATCAGCCAGATTGAGTACGACCTGATTCTGATGGACTGCCAAATGCCTGTGATGGACGGTTACACCACTACTCAAGTTATTCGCCAACAAGAGGGACGGCAACACCCAATCATCATTGCAATGACGGCAAATGCGATGAAAGCCGATCGAGACCGCTGTCTTGCGGTTGGGATGGATGATTATTTAAGTAAACCTGTCCAAAAAGAAGCACTGGCACTGAAGCTGGTTCAGTGGAGCGAAACGATCGCTAACGCATCCCTTGCTGCAACTGACCCTAAACCGATTCAGCCTGAAGCCTCAAAAATTGAACAACAGCTGATCGATTGGGACTATTTGAGCCAGATTTCAGATGGAAACCGTGAGTTTGAAAAAGAGCTGCTGCAAGTTTTACTGGAAACACTGCCGCCTCATCTTGAAAGCCTTGAGCGTCATGTACATTTGGACAACAACAAGGGAGTTCAGCAGGAAGCACACTATATTAGGGGATCGAGCAGTAGCATTGGGGCAAAAGTAATGGGAGAGTTAGCTGCACAAGTCGAGGAGCAGGCTCAAAAAAGTTTGGCTGGAGAAGTAGAACAGTGTTTAACTGAAATGAAAGATTGTTTCGCTCAAATGCAAGCGGCAATCCTATCAAAGCTATCGTAGTGAAATTACGAGTTTTATGCCTGGGAATTCTCACAACTCCAGTGGGAAAGGAGCTTTGCAATCAGTAGCTTTTCACAATTAAAAGACAATTTCGATCGCTTTCAAATCGGCTGTACTCGAAGCGATCGGCAATTTTTTTGAGCAGTTTTAGTCCGCGTCCACTCGAAGCACTAACATCGACCCGTTCAGGTAATTTTTCAAGTTGGTGGATGAGATCAAACGGCTGCCCATAATCCCAAATGCGAATTTCTAATTGCTGTTCCAGAAGCGTAACTTCAATCTCGATCGGTGTTTCGGTTGCATAACCCCGATGAGCATGACGCACAGCATTGGTAAACCCTTCTGCCAAAAGCGTTTGACATTGAATTAAAGCTGTTCTAGGAAGATAGGGTTCAGTTACCTGATTAAACCAGGGTAAGACGTGGTTCAGGTCTGTGAGATCTGTCTTTGCAGCGAAAGATATTCTTTGCACAAGTATAGATGTAGGAAAAGCTCGAAGCAACCGACTTGTTACGTTTGATCGCTAGTTCTAAACTATCTTCTTTGATTAATCTACTTTTAATTTATTTTAGTATGAAAATAGCTGTGAAGTCAGTGATACTGGATGGATTAAAGCTTATCCAATACCCTAATCGCCAGTTAAATAAAATATAAACGTGAAAACACGGGAATTTAAGCTTGGAACTCTCTCAAGCATGATCAACACTGATCTAGTCTTCTCATCATTAATCTAATTTTCTCCAGCTTTTTGGGAATACTAGGGATACGGAGTTGGCTTGAGACTCTGCGCTGTGGTCTTGAAGCTGAAGGCAACTCAGAAATGGATACAACTGAACTTTTGAGAGAATATGCGATCGGACGCATCAATTTCAGCAATATTACGTTGCATGAAGCACAGCTTAGTAAAGCAAAACTACCTTTTGTCATCTTCTCTAAAGCAAGTTTCCGGAAAGCAAATCTTATCTGCCGGAAATCTGACTTGTCAGCTTCAACGCCAATTGCTTCAGCCTCACTACCAGCAATGCGAGTGGCTGCAAACGGCTGAAGAACTGCATAAGCTTACCCCTGATATCGCTCTCCTGAAGATTTAAGCTGAAACCCATCACAGTCTATGTTTCAGATTCTTGTAATTGACGATGATCCAATTGTGCGAATGGTGCTCAAAAATGCCCTGAAAGAGCAGGAATATCAGGTGACGTTTGCGAAACGAGGCGATGAGGGACTTGCCCAAGCACAGCAGCTTCGTCCTGCTTTGATTATTTGTGATTGGCTCATGCCAGGACTAGATGGTTTGGAAGTATGTCGTTGTGTGAAAGCAGACCCAACACTAACAACGGCTTTTTTTATCCTGCTCACTTCTCGTTCAGCGATCGAAGACCGGGTGCGAGGACTCGACAGTGGAGCCGACGATTTTTTGTCAAAACCGATCGAAATCAATGAGCTAAAAGCACGGGTTCGGTCAGGATTAAGGCTCTACCAGTCCTCTCAAGAACTCCAACGACTCGCTCAGGATTTGCAGCAGCAGAAGCAGATCTTAGAAACCGAATTAGCGGAAGCAGCAGCTTATGTTCAATCTCTGCTGCCCGATCGCCTGAATGGAGCAATCGCAACGGATTCTCGCTTCATTCCTTCCCGACAACTCGGTGGGGATTGCTTCGACTATTTTTGGCTCAATTCTAGCCATTTTGCGCTGTATCTTCTTGATGTTTCGGGACATGGATTAGGAGCAGCCCTACCCTCTGTATCCGTGCAGAACCTCTTGCGATCTCAGTCTCTTCAAAGTGTCGATTTTGAGGAACCAGCGGCGGTCTTGCAAGCACTCAACAAAATTTTTCAAATGACAACGCACCACGATCGGTACTTCACAATCTGGTATGGCGTGTACAATTGCCAAACGCGGGAGCTGAAATATGCCAGTGCCGGACATCCGCCTGCAATTCTCATTTCAAAAGATGCCACAGAATTACAGCACTTAAAGACAAAAGGAACTCCAATTGGGATGTTCCTCGATCGGCAATATCAAACCGAACGATGTCATCTTGCTGAAGCAAGTACGCTTTACCTCTTCAGTGACGGCATTTATGAAATCAAAAAGTCGGATGGTTCTCTGTTAGGGCTGCAAGACTGCGCCCAAATGCTGCGATCGCACCATAATTTTAATCGCGAGAATCTGACAGCTATCTTACAAACGATTCAATCTCTTCAAAAAAGTGAAATCTTTGAGGATGACTGTTCTTTACTCCAAGTTAAGTTCCAGTAAGGCGATTTCTGAGGATGTCTAGCACAATAGACCTGACTCACAGGGCAGCCCGATTAAACTCTTCCTGACTGCCAAAGATCTCAAAAACGCCGTCCATATCGGTCAGATCAAGCAGCATTTTGACCTGATCGTTCAAGGAGCATAGCGCAAGCCGACGTCCAGCTTCTCGGACTCGTTTAAGTGCAATGACCAGCGCACCCAAGCCGGAACTATCCATAAACGAAACAGACTCAAAGTTAATCAGAATTTGGCTCGCCCCAGCCTGAATCGTCGTAGCGACTTCCTGTTGCAATTGGTTGCCATTCACACCATCCAATAAACCCTTGGGTTGAATCACTTTTACTGTCATTGCAATCTTATTGAGTCAAAGGATTTCCTAACTTTTGTCTGTCGTTAGTATTCCCGTTGCAAGTCAGAAAATAGCATTGCTTCTCTCTCCGTTGAGGGAACTAGGGGCAGCTAAGCTTTAAGGTCGGGATTATTCGATCGAATCATTGCACTGACTAAACGATATAGAATTCTGGCACCAACATTGCCATTCCATTCATCGTCTCCCGGTGCCACTTCACAGAGATCGAAACCGATAATTTTTTTGCCAGAACTTGCAAGACGCTGCAACAGATAAGCTGCTTCTGTAAATTGAAGCCCGCCCGGAACGGGAGTTCCCGTATGAGGACAGAGCGACGGATCGAGACCATCAATATCAAAGCTAACGTACACATTTTCAGAGAGTAGCCCGATCGTCTCATCACAAATCGACTGCCAGGTTTGCCCAGAGAAGACCTGCTCTTTGAGCGTCCAATCATAGAAAGTGACAACTCGCTGATTTGAGGAGGCAATCCGATCGGCTTCTGCCGGACAGAGATCACGGATGCCAATTTGAACGAGGCGATCGATCTGGGGCAGCTTTAGAGCATTATCCATAATCGAGGCATGGGAATATTGGAAGCCTTCGTAGGCAACCCGCAAATCTGCGTGAGCATCGACATGCAGAATGCTGTAATGGTCATATCGCTTCGCAAGTGCCTGCATTAAGCCGAGTGGAGCACTATGGTCGCCACCCAATGCGCCAACCAGCTTACCCTGATCTAGCAGACCTGTCGCTTCTTCTTCCAGCCAAGCGTTTAGCTCAACGGAAGCTTTGTTAATCTCATCAATCACAGCCGTCCAGCGATCGGGTGAGTCTCCTTGTTCCAGCGCCGCAATATAGTCGGATGCTTTGGCTCGGAGCGCATCATTTCGCGCCAACCACTCTGACGAGATAGGCTGGGCTACCACCCCCGTTTCCCAAATGCGAACACCCTGCGGATCATAAAGATCGAGCTGAGTCGAAGCATCGATTACGGCTGCGGGTCCACGGGCAGTGCCTGCACCATAAGAGACAGTGACTTCCCAGGGAACTGGCAGAATGACGACCTGTGCAGTTTCCAGCGTGAACGGCAGACCAAAAATCCCGGCGGTTTTGCTGCCAACGCCATTGGGGTCATAAGTCGCCAAAGATTCCAGGCGAGCGGAGGTGGATGCAAAATTCACCATGAGTTAAGACGGCTATGAAGGGTTAAAGATCGGTTATGCCTCAGTTATGCCTGGAGCAAGTCCCGCACAAAATTCGGCAGGGCAAAAGCGGCAGAATGCACCATCTCATTGTAATATTTCAGCCCTTGCGATTGGCTGAAGAGACGGGCGCGATCGGTATCAAAGCCCTTAAGCGGGTGAGCACTGCCCTTCGAGGCATAAGCAAAGCTCCACATCCCAGTTGGATAGGTGGGAATGAATGCTAGATAGCAGTGAACATTATCCGCGCCAAAGATGCGCTTGTGGCACTGAAAAACTGACTGAAACACAGGTGCATTAAACATCGGTGATTCACTCTGAGCCACCAGGACACCATCATCCGTCAGACAACGATGCACCTCTCGATAGAACGCCTCATTGAATAAGCCTTCTGCGGGTCCAACGGGGTCAGTCGAATCCACAATGATCAGATCAAAAGAGCGATCGGCAGCTTCGCGGATGTATTGAATCCCGTCAGCGACGTGTAATTTCAGCTTTGGATGGTCGAGTGAACTGGCGATCGTTGGCAGATATTGTTTGCAAGCATCGATCACAAACTCATCAATTTCAACAAGCACCACTTCTTCCAGGCTGTCATGCCGCAGCAGTTCTCGCACCGTCCCCCCGTCTCCACCCCCAATCACCAGAGCACGCTTCGAGTTGGGGTGCGTCAGCATGGGGATATGAGTAATCATCTCATGGTAAACAAACTCATCTTTCTCGGTACACATAATCATGTCATCGAGCACAAGCGTGTTGCCAAACTTGTAAGTTTCGTATACCTTGATGTCCTGAAAGGGTGAAGTTTTGCGATAGAGCAGATCCCCTGAATGACGCAGTGAAAAGGCAGAATCTTCATTGCGTTCGGTCATCCACACGTTGCGGTTGTAGTGTGGTGCAACTACAGGGGGAGTCGCTGGAACTACATCAGTGGGAACCGAAGATTGCTCTTGCAGAAGCCGATAAGAACCGCGCCACATTTCTGTTGCTGAACCATATTCTGCCCCTAGCGCTTCCTTTAACAAGTGATACGCCGTCCAAGTATCTACGCTTTCGCCGCAGGTGAAGAGGTCGAGGGAGGCGAACCCGTATTCGGGCCAGGTATGGATTGCCAGGTGACTCTCTTGAATGACAACAACGCCGGATACACCAAACGGCTGAAAGTGGTGAAAAGTTGAGTTGAGTACCGTTGCTCCAGAATCTCTTGCTGCCCGAATCATACTCTGCTCGATATACGTGACATCGTTCAGCTTGGTTCCGGAACACTTGTAAAGTTCAATCACAAGATGTCTACCCAATGCTTCCATGTTCAATCACCACCTAGACCAAAAAATTAAGGCACAAACCTTGCATTGTACATTAAATATCAGGCAGTGATGCTGGGATATTTACGGGCAGAAAAGATCACCAGTCGATTGTGTGCTTTCAAGCCATCCAGTCGCTCGTTTTGGCAGGTCAAATTCCCCTCAATCCTCCTAGAAAAGTGGGGCTTTGAGCCATTCGGCTTTCTGCTTGTCCTAGAGAGCCAAATTGGATTGCAAGGTTTTAAGGCACGTCTTGACCTATCTCAACAGAGCAGTATCTTGTCTTTGAAAAATCTCTTTCAAGCATTAATATTGGCCAGGCGCGTGCTTAACTTGCAAGCTTTAAATTACCAGACTCATATTCTGCCAAAACAACTAAAACAGCTCGTTCTTCAATACGCAAGTCATAAGTGTTATCAGGGGCTATTTGCTCTGGCGAAATCCAAAGCGGCTCAACCAAGGAAAGGAGTTTTCCTTCCAGATAAACATCTAAAATCAGTGGGTGAATGTAGTATTTGCGGCAGGTTGCAGGACGATTGCCGAGACGACTGGCGGTGTGCTTGACTGCCTCTGTGACATTTTTCTTTGCTTCCGTTTGGGAGGAAAATGAGCCGATCGATCGAAGCTCTTGTAGCGCATGTACTGTTCCTGCCCAAGTCCGAAAATCCTTTGCTGTAAAATTCTCTTCAGCAAGTTCTTGAATATAATCATTCACATCTTTTGAGCCAACCGATTGACGTTCTCCGTTTTCGTCAATGTATTGAAACAAATCATGTCCTGGTAAATCACGACAGGATTTCACAATTTTGGCTAGACGTCGATCGCCCAGTTCGATCTCATGCTCAACCCCGCTTTTACCACGAAACTGAAAATAGAGTTTGCTGCTGGATACTTGAACATGCTCGTCACGCAGCGTTGTTAACCCAAAAGATTCGTTTTGCTGCACGTATTCTTCATTGCCAACCCGAATCAGGGTTTTTTCCAGAAGCTGGACAACCGTCGCCAGAACTTTTTCCCGACAGAGTTTTTGTAGCCGTAAATGGCGATCGGTTTGCTCCCGAATGGAAGGGAGGGTTTGTGCGAAACGCACCATGCGATCGAATTTGGTTTCGTTGCGGATTTTGCGCCAATCGGGATGATAACGATATTGCTTGCGTCCTTTCGCATCACGTCCAGTTGCCTGAAGATGTCCATTCGGTGCTGGGCAAATCCAAACTTCTGTCCAGGCAGGTGGAATGACTAATGTTTTGAACCGTTGTAATTCATCTGGATCTCGAATCGGTTTGCCATTCAAGTCTAAATAAGAGAATTCCGTACCCGATAGCTTGCGACGAATACCGGGTCGATTATCACTGACATAGCGCAGACCAACCGCCTTCGCACATTGAACCGGATCGATGCTCAACATTGCCCACTACTGCCCCAATATCGCTTAATAAGACGAAATAGCTGGAGTGAAAAAACAGGGCTAAATACGATGACGCACTTAACCCTGATGTCGCTTATACTTGAGAGGTTTTTGAGAAAAATTTATCTAATTAGCCGATCGTTACCTGGCTCGTATCCACAGAAGTCGCACCATTCACGCCACGAGCCACAGATACCATTTTGTTCAACAAATCCTGGCTTGGAGCTTTTCCTTTCAGAACCACGGTGCCGGCTGTTTGAGCGACATAAACAGTATCAACATCATCAATTCCTGGGTCTTGATCAAACGCAAGAGCAACTCGTTTCGCTAGACCACTTTGATCATATTCGCCGTTCAATCCAACCCGCTCAGGTGGAATTGACTCTTGAGTGCTTGCCGGAGATACAGTTGCAGTTGCAGCAGACCCTGTTTGAGCTTGAGGTTGTTGACCCTGATTTTGCTGTGGCTTCTGAATGCCAAAAAGTCTTTGTAACCAACCCATTCTTTGCTTTTCCTTAACGAACGAACAATCTAACTTTTATTCAGTTTCTATTGATCATTCAAGCGGATTTAGATCCTGATGCTATCTAACTAGAGGTGGAACTGGATTCCAGAAAAAACCTGTAAAAAGTAAGTAATTGGAGTTTACTGATGCGTTCGATAGTCAGCATCTAACCAGCATCTTGGTAAATCTTCACCCGATGGAAAGACTAGGCTTGATTTAGCAATTTCTTCAGGTGGCTGCTCTTCCTGTCCTTCTTGGACCTTGCCACTAATTTTGTCGGACATTGGATCGATCAACTTGAGTGTATCGACAACCTCAACTAAAGTACCTGTTTGCTTATCTTGTAAAAACATAATCTTTACTGTCCACAACTAGAAACATGAATAAAGTTTATCAACCTAGATTAGAAGCTGAAGAGTTTTGATTAGGGCATTCTCAAATTGGAGATTCCGATCAATCACTCTTAAAAAAGGGGCTTTGACCTGTATAATTCTTCCCTCTGCTAAAGAGAGCTAGGGAAAAGAAAACACGCTTTTTGACCCTTTAAACAACCTCATTCACTATTAGGGTGAAAACTTAATACGGCATAATCTAAATTCGATTTCATGCCTTACAGCAATCCTAAAAAGACACATTGTTTTAACAGAAACTTGAGTTCACTTGTTAACTTTTGCGCTTCTAGAATTGCTGCACTCCTAGTATTTACTGGCTTAGGTTGAAAATCATCTATCGCAAGTTACAACCTGCTTTGGTCGTACTGCTCTAACCAAAGGCTCATCCTCCCGCACCGCTTTCTCACCTCCTTCCTGTGGGAGAGACAACTCATCATCCAAGCGATCGATACTATCAAAAGGGAAGGGTTATTCTGAGTAAAAATTGTATGAGCAAGCTCTTAATTAATCGTCAAGCCGTGATCGATCGTAATTCAGACCCTATTACTGGCGAAGTTGGTTCTCATCCAGTCGCTGTGGGTGTTGGGGCAGCAGTGGTTGGCGCGATCGGAACGGCAATTGGGGCAGTGGTTGGTCCATTTGGCATTGTGGCAGGGGCAGCGATCGGCGGAATTTTAGGTGGGCTGGTCGGCAAAAGCGCAGCAGAAGCAATTGATCCGACCGTTCGAGATACTGGGTTGAATCGTCGCATGAATAACTTTGGCTCCTCCGACAACGACGGAAAATACATTCAATTTCAGCCTGAGCTACAGCCCGGATCACAATATTTTGAAGACGGCAGCTCTTTGCGATCGCGGTTGGTTTGGAACCAGGATCGACCACTACAGCCAATCAGCACCCCCCTGCTGCCCAGTGAAGATGAGTATTGGCGACAGCACTTTTCAGAGCGGCCCTACTATGAGAGCGGTTTGGAATACGAAGATTATTTGCCCGCTTATCGAGTTGGCTATGAAGGATACAATCGCTATCGCAACACTGGGATGAGCTATGAAGAGGTAGAGCCTGAGTTGCAGCAGATGTATGAGCGTGGCTATCCGATCGCTCGCTTGAATTGGCAGCACGCAAAATATGCAGTCCGGGATGCTTGGCAACGTGTAGAAGCAGCGTTTCGAGTCCGATAAGGTTTAGTCTTTGGGGCGAGGGACTCGGATTCGAGGGGATTGTGGCTGCGTGAGAAGTTGTTGCCAAAGCTGTTCATAGCGTTGAGTCATTGCTTCAACCGTAAAATGGGCGATTGCTTTTTCTCTCGCCTGATTGCCCCATTGCAGCCGTAATTCTGGCTGATCTCGCAGTAGACAAAACGCTTTCGCAAGTCCATCAACATCGTTTTTGTCAATTAGAAGACCCGTTTCGCGATCGATAACTGCCTCCGGCATACTACCAACGCGCGTGGCAACAACAGGTCGAGCCGATAACATCGCTTCAACCATTGCCAGGGGAAATCCTTCAGAGCGAGAAGGCATCGCCAGAACATCAAACTGTGGCAAGTGATCCGCAGGCTGCTCAACCCAACCGCGAAGCTCAACTCGATCGGCAATGCCCAGATCGATCGCCATCTGTTCTAAATTTTGTCTTTCTGCCCCTTCCCCTAAAATCACGACTCGTACTCCTTCTACTTGGGCAGCAGCTCGCAACAGAATATCTTGGGCTTTCATCGCATCTAGTCGTCCAATATTACCAACAATCAAGTTTTTTCCAGGTTGCCGTAATGGTTCGACAAAGCCACGATCGGGTACGCCGTTGGGAATAGAGATAACGCTATTTCGTCCTAGTGCATAGAAATCTTCCATCCGACGGGCACTCATTTCACCAACTGCAACATGAGCATCCACCCGCAACGACAGAAACCGGGTAAGCCAGAGCGGCAATGCATCTGTGGTTCGGAGCGGTAACTGATCAACGCGCACAACCCACACATTGGGTAAAGATAGTGCTGCTGCCAGTCCGATCGCTCCAGCCCAGGGAGTACAGAGATTGCAGTGAATGATGTGGGGACGAAATCGTTGAAACGTAACTCGATGTTGAATGAAGGCAGGAATACCATTTGCGGATAAAACAACGCGATCGATCTGAGAACGGCGATCGGCAATCGCATTGACCACTAGTGGAGACAATCCCACAACCATTATCTGAATATCGGGCGAAGCTGTGGCAACGAGATGTCCCAAGCTAATCTCTGCACCGCCAATTCCGGCTGAATCGGTGTAGACAATGACTCGTAATGGATCGGATGCAGCAGCGTGGATCATGCGGCAAACTCAGATGAAATGAAAGTTGGTGATTTGAGGAGCGATCGATATATTTTCAGATGACTTTGGGTGATCTGTGACCAGGAAAACTGGCGGCTGAAGGCATAGCCAGCGTTTGCCAATCGAGCCCGTAAATCAGGCTGAGTCAGCATTTGAATCAATGCAGCTGCAAGAGCATCCCTATTGCGAGGTTCAATCAGTTGAACCAAATGAGTTGTAATATCTGGATCAGCAGGAGACGCTTGAGTTGCAATGACCGGAAGCCGATGTGCCATTAATGCCAGCAGTGAACCACTCTTCAGCGTTACTCCATGATTAAAAGGCAATACGCCAAGATCTGCACCTGCAAGACACTGAGAAACTGCTTCTGCTTCCAGATAGCCCGTCATTTGCACCCCGTCTTGTAATTGAAGCTCTGCAATTTTTGCTTGCAGTTGGTTCCAGTAACGATCGGCAGCTTCCCCTTGCAGTGCCAGACTTTCGACTCCACCCAAAAGCAATAATTTTGCGGTTGGATGGACAGCCAATACTTGTTGAAAGGCATCCAGCAAGCTTTCAATTCCTTTCACGGGATGCAAAAAGCCGAAGAATACAACAATTAAGTCATCCGTTGACCAACCATACCGTTGACATAATGCCTGCTTCGCCTGCAAACGATCGGGATAAACAGACTCAACATTTGCCGCGATCGGAATTCGATGAACTCGCGAGACAAGGTGAGGTAGACGAGAAGCAATGACCTGTTCGGCATCAGTATTTGTGGTAATCAGGGCATTACTTTGCGTCAGTAAAAAACCATCCTCTCGATCCCACCAACCCTGTGTCTGTCCCCATGTTTTTAGCCATTCCAAAGTGGATGCAGGAATGTATTTTGGTTGCCATTCCCACCAGCCATATTCATGCACTGTCGTGACGATCGGCTGATGCCATTGGCTCATTCGTAGCAGCAGCGGCAGCAGAAAAATTGCCCGATCGAATCCATAGGTTCCGGCAGCATGCTGAATATGTAGAATTTCTGCCTTTGTTGCATGAATGGCTTTAACCAGCGACACAAGATGATTGATATGCCAGCGATCGATCACTCCCTGTACCGTGGGATCACTTGCTGCCTGCGCTGCCTCATGCGTTGTAAGAACCGTAGATTGAATTCCTTGCTCTGCCAGCGTTTCTCGCAAATGACGAGTGTAATGAGCCACACCACAGCGATCGGGTTGATAGGTTCCGGCAATAAAGGCAATTGGGGGCATGGAATGGGTGAGGGGTAGGGATGATTACAGGGCTATCTTGTTTAAAGATGGGGTTTACAGTTCGCTCTTCGCTGTGTAAGTCTTTCCAGGCAACATCTGCTCCCTATCATCAACATTAATTTGTAAAACCTCTAGTGCAGCTTCAACAACAGTTTCCGGTGGAATGTCTAGGCACTCAAGTTGATAGGGACAAGCAAAGGCGTAACAAGGGCTGCAAACAGTGGGACGACGCAGAAGGCGAGAAGGGCTGCAGCGAGGCTGCCATTGACATTCATATTCGGTTCCAGCGAATAGAACAACGCTGGGTGTATTGACAGCATCTGCAATGTGCATCGTGGACGTGTTGTTTGTGAGAATTAGCTTTGCTTGAGCGATTAAAGCCACTAATTCTGGTAGTGTGGTTGCGCCAATAAAATCAATTGCCCGATCGCCTAACGTCGTAAGGAGAGAACGAGATCGATCGCGATCTTTTTCCACGCCCGTAACCACAACTGACCATCCAGTAATTTCGCTAAGGCGACGAGCGGCAGTGGCAAAGCGATCGGAATCATAGTTTCGAGATTGACAGGTTGTCCAGGGGTTGAGCAGCAAATAGTTGGGTGAAACCGATCGCTCTATGAGTTGGCGTTCGATCGACTGTTGCGCTGCATGGGGGATCTGGAGTGAGAGGCGACGATCAATAATATGACAACCAATTGATTCAATCAAGCGTAAATTGCGATCGACCTGATGTATTTCATCAGGAGCAGGCAAAATGGCATGAGTTAGCGCCCCAATATCAGTTTCTTTGGATTCGCCTAGCCGCAATGAAATGCCTGCCAGGGCACAAATCAGAGCAGGAGGATGAGGGCTTTGGCTAAAGCTGGTGAGAATAATTGCTGCATCAAATTGACGGCCGCGAAGCGTTTCGATCAAATTCCATTCCCGTTGAGGATCGAAATCCAACCGTCCCAAATCTTGCCAGAGCACGCGATCGGGCAGCACCTCATCCACCCAGGGCAAGAGTGGCACCACAAGAGAACCTGCCGGACTTGCCATCAGCGTAATTTTTGCTTCAGGAAAGTTTTGCCGCAAAGCACGAAGTGTTGGACTGGTCATCACTAC
This genomic window contains:
- a CDS encoding agmatinase family protein — translated: MVNFASTSARLESLATYDPNGVGSKTAGIFGLPFTLETAQVVILPVPWEVTVSYGAGTARGPAAVIDASTQLDLYDPQGVRIWETGVVAQPISSEWLARNDALRAKASDYIAALEQGDSPDRWTAVIDEINKASVELNAWLEEEATGLLDQGKLVGALGGDHSAPLGLMQALAKRYDHYSILHVDAHADLRVAYEGFQYSHASIMDNALKLPQIDRLVQIGIRDLCPAEADRIASSNQRVVTFYDWTLKEQVFSGQTWQSICDETIGLLSENVYVSFDIDGLDPSLCPHTGTPVPGGLQFTEAAYLLQRLASSGKKIIGFDLCEVAPGDDEWNGNVGARILYRLVSAMIRSNNPDLKA
- the speE gene encoding polyamine aminopropyltransferase — translated: MEALGRHLVIELYKCSGTKLNDVTYIEQSMIRAARDSGATVLNSTFHHFQPFGVSGVVVIQESHLAIHTWPEYGFASLDLFTCGESVDTWTAYHLLKEALGAEYGSATEMWRGSYRLLQEQSSVPTDVVPATPPVVAPHYNRNVWMTERNEDSAFSLRHSGDLLYRKTSPFQDIKVYETYKFGNTLVLDDMIMCTEKDEFVYHEMITHIPMLTHPNSKRALVIGGGDGGTVRELLRHDSLEEVVLVEIDEFVIDACKQYLPTIASSLDHPKLKLHVADGIQYIREAADRSFDLIIVDSTDPVGPAEGLFNEAFYREVHRCLTDDGVLVAQSESPMFNAPVFQSVFQCHKRIFGADNVHCYLAFIPTYPTGMWSFAYASKGSAHPLKGFDTDRARLFSQSQGLKYYNEMVHSAAFALPNFVRDLLQA
- a CDS encoding DNA topoisomerase IB, coding for MLSIDPVQCAKAVGLRYVSDNRPGIRRKLSGTEFSYLDLNGKPIRDPDELQRFKTLVIPPAWTEVWICPAPNGHLQATGRDAKGRKQYRYHPDWRKIRNETKFDRMVRFAQTLPSIREQTDRHLRLQKLCREKVLATVVQLLEKTLIRVGNEEYVQQNESFGLTTLRDEHVQVSSSKLYFQFRGKSGVEHEIELGDRRLAKIVKSCRDLPGHDLFQYIDENGERQSVGSKDVNDYIQELAEENFTAKDFRTWAGTVHALQELRSIGSFSSQTEAKKNVTEAVKHTASRLGNRPATCRKYYIHPLILDVYLEGKLLSLVEPLWISPEQIAPDNTYDLRIEERAVLVVLAEYESGNLKLAS
- a CDS encoding BON domain-containing protein, which gives rise to MGWLQRLFGIQKPQQNQGQQPQAQTGSAATATVSPASTQESIPPERVGLNGEYDQSGLAKRVALAFDQDPGIDDVDTVYVAQTAGTVVLKGKAPSQDLLNKMVSVARGVNGATSVDTSQVTIG
- a CDS encoding acetyltransferase, translating into MFLQDKQTGTLVEVVDTLKLIDPMSDKISGKVQEGQEEQPPEEIAKSSLVFPSGEDLPRCWLDADYRTHQ
- a CDS encoding glycosyltransferase family 4 protein, with product MIHAAASDPLRVIVYTDSAGIGGAEISLGHLVATASPDIQIMVVGLSPLVVNAIADRRSQIDRVVLSANGIPAFIQHRVTFQRFRPHIIHCNLCTPWAGAIGLAAALSLPNVWVVRVDQLPLRTTDALPLWLTRFLSLRVDAHVAVGEMSARRMEDFYALGRNSVISIPNGVPDRGFVEPLRQPGKNLIVGNIGRLDAMKAQDILLRAAAQVEGVRVVILGEGAERQNLEQMAIDLGIADRVELRGWVEQPADHLPQFDVLAMPSRSEGFPLAMVEAMLSARPVVATRVGSMPEAVIDRETGLLIDKNDVDGLAKAFCLLRDQPELRLQWGNQAREKAIAHFTVEAMTQRYEQLWQQLLTQPQSPRIRVPRPKD